A genome region from Acidobacteriota bacterium includes the following:
- a CDS encoding family 16 glycoside hydrolase gives MTRAISAIALAIFVAAAAVPACAGPVQIRHISPELQKAVAAADYAAVRIKPFPFASEAWTFRKFTFAETLKKLKELGVGAIEAFPGQALAAEFPGAKFDENMTDEQVAFAKKALEAAGVTLYGYGVCDIGTTEASMRRMFDFARKMGIRILVCEPADDDFTLLEKLVGEYNIKIAIHNHPAPAKYNLPETVFSHVDGKDQRIGSCADSGHWMRGLNDPREAFKLLAGRILDVHLKDRSDFGTAKGVDDVAWGSGKGCLRDLLAELTLQDYDGYLTMEYENESEVGDPVPAFRKSIAYVRSVTYYEGYAQILRRGGGGYEKYGWNHYGPGYFECDPKTGVLKGQGGMGLLWYGKKVRDFVLECEFKCSTPTTNSGIFLRVPDVPASDDYIYHSIEIQIDDASTGIHHTGAAYDIEAPKAMASAPTGEWNHIRIEFKGMRLKVDLNGKTVLDWQARPGGKVRDLAPEGYIGLQNHDSQSPPFFRNVFLKEL, from the coding sequence ATGACACGCGCCATTTCCGCGATCGCCCTGGCGATCTTCGTCGCGGCGGCCGCCGTTCCGGCCTGCGCCGGGCCGGTCCAGATCCGCCACATCTCCCCCGAGCTCCAGAAAGCCGTCGCCGCGGCGGACTACGCCGCCGTCCGCATCAAGCCCTTTCCCTTCGCCTCGGAGGCCTGGACCTTCCGCAAGTTCACCTTCGCCGAAACGCTGAAGAAGCTCAAGGAGCTCGGCGTCGGCGCCATCGAGGCCTTCCCCGGCCAGGCCCTGGCCGCCGAGTTCCCCGGGGCCAAGTTCGACGAGAACATGACCGACGAGCAGGTCGCCTTCGCCAAGAAGGCCCTGGAAGCGGCCGGCGTCACGCTCTACGGCTACGGCGTCTGCGACATCGGCACGACCGAGGCCAGCATGCGCCGGATGTTCGACTTCGCCCGTAAGATGGGCATCCGCATCCTCGTCTGCGAGCCGGCCGACGACGACTTCACCCTGCTCGAGAAGCTGGTCGGGGAATACAACATCAAGATCGCCATCCATAACCATCCGGCCCCGGCCAAGTACAACCTGCCGGAGACCGTCTTCAGCCACGTCGACGGCAAGGACCAGCGCATCGGCTCGTGCGCCGACAGCGGCCACTGGATGCGGGGCCTGAACGATCCCCGCGAAGCCTTCAAGCTGCTGGCCGGGCGCATCCTCGACGTCCATCTCAAGGACCGCAGCGACTTCGGGACGGCCAAGGGCGTCGACGACGTCGCCTGGGGCTCCGGCAAGGGCTGCCTGCGGGACCTCCTGGCCGAGCTGACCCTGCAGGACTACGACGGCTACCTGACCATGGAGTACGAGAACGAGTCCGAGGTCGGCGACCCGGTGCCGGCCTTCCGCAAGAGCATCGCCTACGTCAGGAGCGTCACCTATTACGAGGGCTACGCCCAGATCCTGCGGCGCGGCGGCGGCGGCTACGAGAAGTACGGCTGGAACCATTATGGCCCGGGCTACTTCGAGTGCGACCCGAAGACGGGCGTTCTCAAGGGCCAGGGCGGCATGGGCCTGCTCTGGTACGGGAAGAAGGTCAGGGACTTCGTCCTCGAGTGCGAGTTCAAGTGCTCGACGCCGACGACGAACTCCGGCATCTTCCTGCGCGTCCCGGACGTGCCGGCGAGCGACGACTACATCTACCACTCGATCGAGATCCAGATCGACGACGCCTCGACCGGCATCCATCACACCGGGGCCGCTTACGACATCGAGGCGCCCAAGGCCATGGCCTCCGCCCCGACGGGCGAATGGAACCACATCCGGATCGAGTTCAAGGGGATGCGCCTCAAGGTCGACCTCAACGGCAAGACGGTGCTGGACTGGCAGGCCCGGCCGGGCGGCAAGGTCCGCGACCTCGCGCCGGAAGGCTATATCGGCCTCCAGAACCACGACAGCCAGTCGCCGCCGTTTTTCCGCAACGTCTTCCTCAAGGAGCTTTGA
- a CDS encoding MFS transporter → MTETRNPRNRLFLMMVLEFFIWGAWLPLIYAYLPSLGFTPVQQAWILNAFPIAAIIGMFFGNQFADRHFAAEKFLGFSHLVGGLAMLGLGFSRGFWPFLILMWLHCLFYVPTNSIANSIAFANMKDPQKEFGLIRMGGTLGWILAAWPFTFILVDWARVRAAAPRGAVAWIGTVLGSGLTGQALRQATRWTFIVAGVASLALAAFSLLLPHTPPKKKSAGAANGTERFAWLEAFKLLKRPFVLILWLIAFIDAFVHNLYFNWTGTFLGSARAAGGVGIPGNWIMPVMSLGQVSELLTMLVLGLVLKKLGWRFTMLIGILGHAARFAVYAFFPSQPWMIVAIQILHGICYAFFFATVYIFVDTYFPKDVRSSAQGLFNVMILGLGVLAANSLGPWLLQSVFTSAGVTNFRTMFLIPCLTALGAAVLLAVAFRPPAVPAPAEEPGK, encoded by the coding sequence ATGACCGAGACCCGCAATCCGCGCAACAGACTGTTCCTGATGATGGTCCTGGAGTTCTTCATCTGGGGCGCCTGGCTGCCCCTGATCTACGCTTACCTGCCCAGCCTCGGGTTCACGCCCGTCCAGCAGGCCTGGATCCTGAACGCCTTCCCCATCGCCGCCATCATCGGCATGTTCTTCGGCAACCAGTTCGCCGACCGTCATTTCGCCGCCGAGAAGTTCCTCGGCTTCAGCCACCTCGTCGGCGGCCTGGCCATGCTCGGCCTGGGCTTCAGCCGCGGCTTCTGGCCGTTCCTGATCCTGATGTGGCTGCACTGCCTGTTCTATGTCCCGACGAACTCGATCGCCAACTCGATCGCCTTCGCCAACATGAAGGACCCGCAGAAGGAGTTCGGCCTCATCCGCATGGGCGGCACCCTGGGCTGGATCCTGGCCGCCTGGCCGTTCACCTTCATCCTGGTCGACTGGGCCCGGGTCAGGGCCGCCGCGCCACGGGGCGCGGTCGCCTGGATCGGCACGGTCCTGGGCTCCGGGCTCACCGGCCAGGCGCTGAGGCAGGCCACGCGCTGGACCTTCATCGTGGCCGGCGTCGCCTCTCTGGCCCTGGCCGCCTTCAGCCTCCTCCTGCCCCACACCCCGCCGAAGAAAAAGAGCGCCGGCGCGGCTAACGGGACGGAGCGCTTCGCCTGGCTGGAGGCCTTCAAGCTCCTCAAGAGGCCCTTCGTCCTGATCCTGTGGCTCATCGCCTTTATCGACGCCTTCGTCCACAACCTTTACTTCAACTGGACCGGGACCTTCCTCGGCTCGGCCCGGGCGGCCGGCGGCGTGGGCATCCCCGGCAACTGGATCATGCCGGTCATGAGCCTGGGCCAGGTCTCCGAGCTCCTGACCATGCTCGTCCTGGGCCTGGTGCTGAAGAAGCTGGGCTGGCGTTTCACGATGCTCATCGGCATCCTGGGACATGCCGCCCGGTTCGCGGTCTACGCCTTCTTCCCCTCCCAGCCCTGGATGATCGTGGCCATTCAGATCCTGCACGGCATCTGCTACGCCTTCTTCTTCGCCACGGTCTATATCTTCGTCGACACCTATTTCCCCAAGGACGTCCGCTCCAGCGCCCAGGGCCTGTTCAACGTGATGATCCTCGGCCTGGGCGTCCTGGCGGCCAATTCCCTGGGGCCTTGGCTGCTCCAGTCGGTCTTCACCTCCGCCGGGGTGACCAACTTCAGGACTATGTTCCTGATCCCCTGCCTGACCGCGCTAGGCGCCGCGGTCCTGCTGGCCGTGGCCTTCCGGCCCCCGGCCGTTCCGGCGCCGGCGGAAGAACCCGGGAAATAG
- a CDS encoding C4-dicarboxylate ABC transporter, which yields MTIQILAILAIMIAAYAAAKAAKLSVEIGMFAAALAGGLAGAFLKTPPIGQLGRHLVEGSITYLDVMLVFFTATFFMAVVNESGGVVYAVRATLRAFGRQRVLALLALMIIVLIPGALTGAGSVSLLVVGAPVAMALGRLGIPPKRVAAILFIWAGLSAAAPPVNIWAMILCAGTAIPYVGFEFTLGIPVLILGAFTALVLGLKKDPAAAAGPAELPEAPAGMTWWRVLVPFLVFFGLVAAYRIWPFGTPIFGLALEFVLSAMAAILVSPRRLDVLGLARDTAKRLLPLLATTAVVGILQQIMTATGVRGLVSFAVISTPLVLLFFLLPIIIPYSEGVLTYGAAAIIGIPLIWFLDSIGYHATVVIAGLSLLWPLGDGLPPTALIGRLSTMVSGYKGSYRDFLKAAWLPWAVITAAAMAMIIFSSKLAFLVKWSM from the coding sequence ATGACGATACAGATCCTGGCGATACTGGCGATCATGATCGCGGCCTACGCCGCGGCCAAGGCGGCCAAGCTGTCCGTCGAGATCGGCATGTTCGCCGCCGCCCTGGCCGGCGGGCTGGCCGGGGCCTTCCTGAAAACGCCGCCGATCGGCCAGCTGGGCCGCCACCTCGTCGAGGGATCGATCACCTACCTCGACGTCATGCTCGTCTTCTTCACGGCGACTTTCTTCATGGCCGTCGTCAACGAATCTGGCGGCGTCGTCTACGCCGTCCGGGCCACCCTGCGCGCCTTCGGCCGGCAGAGGGTCCTGGCCCTCCTGGCCCTGATGATCATCGTCCTCATCCCCGGGGCCCTGACCGGAGCGGGCAGCGTCTCGCTCCTCGTCGTCGGGGCGCCCGTGGCCATGGCCCTCGGCCGCCTGGGCATCCCGCCCAAGCGCGTGGCCGCCATCCTGTTCATCTGGGCCGGGCTGAGCGCGGCGGCCCCGCCGGTCAACATCTGGGCCATGATCCTCTGCGCCGGCACGGCCATTCCCTACGTCGGGTTCGAATTCACCCTGGGCATCCCGGTCCTCATCCTGGGCGCCTTCACCGCGCTCGTCCTGGGCCTGAAAAAGGACCCGGCCGCCGCGGCCGGCCCGGCCGAGCTGCCCGAGGCGCCCGCGGGCATGACCTGGTGGCGCGTGCTCGTCCCCTTCCTCGTCTTTTTCGGCCTGGTCGCGGCCTACCGGATCTGGCCCTTCGGGACGCCCATCTTCGGCCTGGCCCTCGAGTTCGTCCTGTCGGCCATGGCCGCCATCCTGGTCAGCCCGAGGCGGCTCGACGTCCTGGGGCTGGCCCGCGACACCGCCAAGAGGCTCCTGCCGCTCCTGGCGACCACCGCCGTCGTCGGCATTCTCCAGCAGATCATGACCGCGACCGGGGTCCGCGGCCTGGTGTCGTTCGCCGTGATCTCGACCCCGCTCGTGCTCCTGTTCTTCCTCCTGCCGATCATCATCCCCTACTCCGAGGGCGTCCTGACCTACGGCGCGGCGGCCATCATCGGCATACCGCTCATCTGGTTCCTGGATTCGATCGGCTACCATGCCACGGTCGTCATCGCCGGGCTCAGCCTGCTCTGGCCGCTCGGCGACGGCCTGCCGCCGACCGCCCTGATCGGCCGGCTCAGCACGATGGTTTCCGGCTACAAAGGCTCTTACCGGGACTTCCTGAAGGCCGCCTGGCTGCCCTGGGCGGTCATCACGGCCGCGGCCATGGCCATGATCATCTTCAGCTCGAAGCTGGCTTTCCTGGTCAAGTGGAGCATGTAG
- a CDS encoding succinylglutamate desuccinylase gives MTKDARIKSALAAAAAALVVWGGLPLVRHRHFDVPVVKGPGVTAVRRLSEFSPGLKGTAADTNVYVLEGRAPGGKALLIGDTHSNEPEGMLTAVIFVENAVVEKGTLYVIPFFNNSGSRNTRAGDGYPLYFDVATDWGAQRFRFGNRDASPLDQWPDPDVYIHYPERQLLSYIDVRNTNRTWPGRARGPLMERVTFGAMEMMRREKIDVAVDIHGAETMFPVTNCIVAPERSVKIATLASLTVKAAEGFDNHVEPSPAGFRGLSHREIGDYSSTLPFLLEAPIPFLDQPTGPKTVKLLLDGRDPFLLRLSKQKRLFVPYDESGWPLEKRVGQNLSVTLEIFRQFSKKSADRPIAVRGVPRYADVVKAGVGHFLADPAKAPAGGVVLN, from the coding sequence ATGACGAAGGACGCAAGGATCAAATCGGCCCTGGCCGCCGCCGCGGCCGCCCTCGTCGTCTGGGGCGGCCTGCCCCTCGTCCGTCACCGGCATTTCGACGTGCCCGTCGTCAAGGGCCCCGGCGTCACCGCGGTCCGCCGGCTGAGCGAGTTCTCCCCCGGCCTCAAGGGAACGGCGGCCGACACGAACGTCTATGTTCTCGAAGGCCGGGCCCCCGGCGGCAAGGCCCTGCTCATCGGCGATACGCATTCGAACGAACCCGAGGGCATGCTGACGGCCGTCATCTTCGTCGAGAACGCCGTGGTCGAAAAGGGCACCCTTTACGTCATCCCCTTCTTCAACAACAGCGGCAGCCGCAACACCCGGGCCGGCGACGGCTACCCCCTGTACTTCGACGTCGCCACGGACTGGGGCGCCCAGCGCTTCCGCTTCGGCAACCGCGACGCCTCGCCGCTCGACCAGTGGCCCGACCCGGACGTCTACATCCATTATCCGGAGCGCCAGCTCCTGTCCTACATCGACGTCCGCAACACCAACCGGACCTGGCCCGGCCGGGCCCGCGGCCCGCTGATGGAGCGGGTGACCTTCGGGGCCATGGAGATGATGCGGCGCGAGAAGATCGACGTGGCCGTCGACATCCACGGGGCCGAGACCATGTTCCCCGTGACCAACTGCATCGTCGCCCCGGAGAGATCGGTCAAGATCGCCACCCTGGCCTCCCTGACCGTCAAGGCCGCGGAGGGCTTCGACAACCACGTCGAGCCTTCGCCCGCCGGCTTCCGCGGCCTGTCCCACCGGGAGATCGGCGACTACAGTTCGACCCTGCCGTTTCTCCTGGAGGCGCCCATCCCCTTCCTCGACCAGCCGACCGGGCCGAAGACGGTCAAGCTCCTCCTCGACGGCAGGGACCCGTTCCTGCTGCGCCTGTCGAAGCAGAAGAGGCTGTTCGTCCCCTACGACGAGAGCGGCTGGCCGCTGGAGAAGAGGGTCGGGCAGAACCTGTCCGTGACCCTCGAGATATTCCGCCAGTTCTCGAAGAAATCCGCCGACCGGCCGATCGCGGTCCGCGGCGTCCCCCGCTACGCCGACGTGGTCAAGGCCGGGGTCGGGCATTTCCTGGCCGACCCCGCCAAGGCCCCGGCCGGCGGGGTGGTCCTGAATTGA
- a CDS encoding C69 family dipeptidase — protein sequence MFSKRTLPALLAVAAVLLAAGGLSLERSRAQAVPNAVDPASEACTVIMVGKDASTDGSVMSTHAADCGVCDFTWRHVPAADHKPGEMRRLYNIDQIRTWPPSEGGKWAAVLKDPTAVEIPQPARTYAYHHSIFGYMNDQQLAIGESTIGNVRKIGNPTPTPATNISMLTLLAMERCRTAREAIQLMGSLAEKHGYGYHDGGEMLAVSDPKEIWVFEIMPVGPLWTPESGKPGAVWAAQRVPDDHVAVCTNESIIGELDLKDRDYFMASAQVESYAVEAGLYDPKSGKPFSWKKAYSPTEGSAASTGGRRSRTWRFYDLVAPSRYFKPETPNMDFPFSVKPDRKLSAQDVMALTRDKSEGSVFDPVLGLRGGPFKNPNYYKGTRLISVSNVEYTTLTQCRSWLPAPIGGLVWVALGAQDTSCYIPLYAGAAAVPASFTFGDHFVLDRRSARWAFDYVDFHAQVAYNAAIQDVRVARKTWEDGAFAKVAETDTRAAEIYKRSPKEALKYVTGFTLNNAQSVVDAWWKLGDDLWVKYNHLALYDAEKRRSGRIPTASPEWWNKAVRAFDVLSEPEVQR from the coding sequence ATGTTCAGCAAGCGAACGCTCCCCGCCCTGCTCGCCGTGGCCGCGGTTCTCCTCGCCGCGGGCGGCCTGTCCCTCGAACGCTCCCGCGCCCAGGCCGTTCCGAACGCCGTCGACCCCGCCTCCGAGGCCTGCACCGTCATCATGGTCGGCAAGGACGCCTCGACGGACGGCTCGGTCATGAGCACCCACGCCGCCGACTGCGGCGTCTGCGACTTCACCTGGCGCCATGTCCCGGCGGCCGACCACAAGCCGGGCGAGATGAGGCGGCTCTACAACATCGACCAGATCCGGACCTGGCCGCCGTCCGAGGGGGGCAAGTGGGCCGCGGTCCTCAAGGACCCGACCGCCGTCGAGATCCCCCAGCCCGCCCGCACCTACGCCTACCATCACTCGATCTTCGGCTACATGAACGACCAGCAGCTGGCCATCGGCGAGTCGACCATCGGCAACGTCCGCAAGATCGGCAACCCGACGCCGACGCCGGCCACCAACATCTCCATGCTGACCCTCCTGGCCATGGAGCGCTGCCGGACGGCCCGCGAGGCCATCCAGCTCATGGGCTCGCTGGCCGAGAAGCACGGCTACGGCTACCATGACGGCGGCGAGATGCTGGCCGTCTCGGATCCGAAGGAGATCTGGGTCTTCGAGATCATGCCCGTCGGCCCGCTCTGGACGCCCGAGAGCGGCAAGCCCGGCGCCGTCTGGGCCGCCCAGCGCGTCCCCGACGATCACGTCGCGGTCTGCACCAACGAGTCGATCATCGGAGAGCTCGACCTCAAGGACCGCGACTACTTCATGGCTTCGGCCCAGGTCGAGTCCTACGCCGTCGAGGCCGGCCTCTACGATCCCAAGTCGGGCAAGCCCTTCAGCTGGAAGAAGGCCTATTCGCCGACCGAGGGCAGCGCCGCCAGCACCGGCGGCCGCCGCTCGCGGACCTGGCGCTTCTACGATCTGGTCGCCCCGTCGCGGTATTTCAAGCCCGAGACGCCCAACATGGACTTCCCCTTTTCGGTCAAGCCGGACAGGAAGCTCTCGGCCCAGGACGTTATGGCCCTGACCCGGGACAAGTCCGAGGGCTCGGTCTTCGACCCCGTCCTCGGCCTGCGCGGCGGCCCGTTCAAGAACCCGAATTACTACAAGGGCACGCGGCTCATCAGCGTTTCCAACGTCGAATACACGACCCTGACCCAATGCCGGTCCTGGCTGCCGGCCCCGATCGGCGGGCTGGTTTGGGTGGCCCTGGGCGCCCAGGACACGTCCTGCTACATCCCCCTCTACGCCGGGGCCGCCGCCGTCCCGGCCTCGTTCACGTTCGGCGACCATTTCGTGCTCGACCGCCGCTCGGCCCGCTGGGCCTTCGACTACGTCGATTTCCATGCCCAGGTGGCCTACAACGCGGCCATCCAGGACGTCAGGGTTGCCCGCAAGACCTGGGAGGACGGGGCCTTCGCCAAGGTCGCCGAAACCGACACCCGGGCCGCCGAGATCTACAAGCGCAGCCCCAAAGAAGCCCTGAAATACGTCACCGGCTTCACCCTCAACAACGCCCAGAGCGTCGTCGACGCCTGGTGGAAGCTCGGCGACGACCTGTGGGTCAAGTACAATCACCTGGCCCTCTACGACGCGGAGAAGCGGCGCAGCGGCCGCATCCCGACGGCCAGCCCGGAATGGTGGAACAAGGCCGTCCGGGCCTTCGACGTCCTGAGCGAGCCCGAGGTCCAGAGATAG
- a CDS encoding C69 family dipeptidase yields the protein MKTKHLAAVSLALVLAFALTGRTAPAREREAADTGIAAGAGEGCTVIIVGKEASTDGSVITTHTCDCGICDWTFRRVPSADHKPGSTRKLYHVSQYRTWPPAEGLKWDLIKKDYAGIDIPEAPHTYGYIHGSFGYMNDKQVAIGESTIGCQAKMVNPTPAAKLDLTMLTLLGMERGGTAREAVQVMGQLAEKYGYGFHDDGEMLAVADPKEVWIFEIMPVGPLWTPESGKPGAVWCAQRVPDDEVSVCPNESRIGEIDLANKDFFMASPNVVSYAVENRYYDPKSGKPFSWKRAYSPVEGSAVSTNGGIQRLWRFFDLVAPSKKIKPDTPNMDLPFSVKPDRKLSVQDVMDMTRDRSYGTPWDPLKGIRGGPFRNPNYYNRRAPRVIDDGRAEYTTVTQSRAGLPDPIGGLVWISFGSQDTACYMPFYAGVTEIPRSFSVGDHWTFSRDSARWAFDYTDFHVQVAYSEAVKDVQAAQAKYERDLVARIGEIDQQALALYKKKPADAVRFLTGFSLNNAQTVVNAWWKLGDDLLVKYNRLYLYDTEKRNYDRSKPALPEWWKKAVRAMDILMEPDKK from the coding sequence ATGAAGACGAAACATCTGGCGGCCGTAAGCCTGGCCCTGGTCCTGGCCTTCGCCCTGACCGGCCGTACGGCGCCGGCCCGGGAGCGGGAGGCGGCCGACACGGGCATCGCGGCCGGCGCCGGCGAGGGTTGCACGGTCATCATCGTCGGCAAGGAGGCCTCGACCGACGGCTCGGTCATCACCACCCACACCTGCGATTGCGGCATCTGCGACTGGACCTTCCGCCGCGTCCCCTCTGCCGACCACAAGCCCGGCTCGACCCGGAAGCTCTACCACGTCTCCCAGTACCGGACCTGGCCGCCGGCCGAGGGCCTCAAGTGGGACCTCATCAAGAAGGACTACGCCGGGATCGACATCCCCGAGGCGCCCCACACCTACGGCTACATCCATGGCAGCTTCGGCTACATGAACGACAAGCAGGTGGCCATCGGCGAATCGACGATCGGCTGCCAGGCCAAAATGGTCAACCCGACCCCGGCCGCTAAGCTCGACCTGACCATGCTGACGCTCCTGGGCATGGAGCGCGGCGGCACGGCCCGCGAGGCCGTCCAGGTCATGGGCCAGCTCGCCGAGAAGTACGGCTACGGCTTCCATGACGACGGCGAGATGCTGGCCGTGGCCGACCCGAAAGAGGTCTGGATCTTCGAGATCATGCCCGTCGGCCCGCTGTGGACCCCCGAGAGCGGCAAGCCCGGCGCCGTCTGGTGCGCCCAGCGCGTGCCCGACGACGAGGTCAGCGTCTGCCCGAACGAGTCCCGCATCGGCGAGATCGACCTGGCGAACAAGGATTTCTTCATGGCCTCGCCGAACGTCGTCTCGTACGCAGTCGAGAACCGCTACTACGATCCCAAGAGCGGCAAGCCCTTCAGCTGGAAGCGGGCTTACTCCCCCGTCGAGGGCAGCGCGGTCAGCACCAACGGCGGCATCCAGCGCCTGTGGCGCTTCTTCGACCTGGTCGCGCCGTCCAAGAAGATCAAGCCCGACACGCCGAACATGGACCTGCCGTTCTCGGTCAAGCCGGACAGGAAGCTGTCGGTCCAGGACGTCATGGACATGACCCGCGACCGGAGCTACGGCACGCCGTGGGACCCGCTCAAGGGCATCCGGGGCGGACCGTTCAGGAACCCCAATTACTACAACCGCCGGGCGCCGCGGGTCATCGACGACGGCCGGGCCGAGTACACGACCGTCACCCAGAGCCGGGCCGGCCTGCCGGACCCGATCGGCGGCCTGGTCTGGATCTCATTCGGCTCCCAGGACACGGCCTGCTACATGCCCTTCTACGCCGGGGTGACGGAGATCCCCAGGTCGTTCAGCGTGGGCGATCACTGGACCTTCAGCCGGGATTCGGCCCGCTGGGCCTTCGACTACACCGACTTCCATGTCCAGGTGGCCTATTCCGAGGCCGTCAAGGACGTCCAGGCGGCCCAGGCCAAGTACGAGCGCGATCTCGTCGCCCGGATAGGCGAGATCGACCAGCAGGCCCTGGCCCTGTACAAGAAGAAGCCGGCCGACGCGGTCAGGTTCCTGACCGGCTTCTCGCTCAACAACGCCCAGACGGTCGTCAACGCCTGGTGGAAGCTCGGCGACGACCTTCTCGTCAAGTACAACCGGCTCTACCTCTACGACACCGAGAAGCGGAACTATGATCGGAGCAAGCCGGCCCTGCCCGAGTGGTGGAAGAAGGCCGTCCGGGCCATGGATATCCTGATGGAGCCGGACAAGAAGTAA
- a CDS encoding DUF6305 family protein: MNKRFLFGLVAAAILAVSIPAAGQTAVPKVGLPVLTTSAGQSTAVTTLNIVLDEAGVPYDYCDVPTAEMVADGVGLGGRESGPGFHIESTIDQARIPARTPYKAVIFAIGASLKGMGASGLTLDSEEARLKKVIESCKQKKIFVLAVHISGESGRGPAGSDNERMIDAVAPFADYIVVTKDSNKDGRFTKIAQAKKIPISEIDYALGLVDIVKNMFQ; this comes from the coding sequence ATGAACAAGAGATTTTTATTCGGCCTGGTCGCCGCGGCGATCCTGGCCGTTTCGATCCCCGCCGCCGGTCAGACCGCCGTGCCCAAGGTCGGGTTGCCCGTCCTGACCACCTCGGCCGGCCAAAGCACGGCCGTGACCACCCTCAACATCGTCCTGGACGAGGCCGGCGTGCCCTACGACTACTGCGACGTCCCCACGGCCGAGATGGTGGCCGACGGCGTCGGCCTGGGCGGCCGCGAGTCGGGCCCCGGCTTCCACATCGAGAGCACGATCGACCAGGCCAGGATCCCGGCCCGCACGCCCTACAAGGCCGTCATCTTCGCCATCGGGGCCAGCCTCAAGGGCATGGGCGCCTCCGGCCTGACCCTGGACAGCGAAGAAGCGCGGCTGAAGAAGGTCATCGAGTCCTGCAAGCAGAAAAAGATATTCGTCCTGGCCGTGCACATCAGCGGCGAGTCCGGCCGCGGCCCGGCCGGCAGCGACAACGAGCGGATGATCGACGCCGTCGCTCCCTTCGCCGACTACATCGTCGTGACCAAGGACAGCAATAAGGACGGGCGCTTCACCAAGATCGCCCAGGCCAAGAAGATCCCGATCAGCGAGATCGACTACGCCCTGGGGCTCGTGGACATCGTCAAAAATATGTTCCAATAA
- a CDS encoding DUF6599 family protein: MPEGARPERARSSKRRLGPAALVLLLGAAAALSGAETGRRALVAGGALTGSGGQETLRALLPASGAVPGWNRDGDPQEFAGEDLYTYIDGGAEIYQEYGFRRVVVQDYRDAAGKSVSLEIFEMSDPAAAFGIYTFKRSGKGKSVPLGAGGDLEDYYLNFWKGRSLVTLTGFDEAPGTLAGLQALAGAVDAGIADKADPPAIVAALPPAGLKPGSVKYIRGLLGLNNVYSLYTARGLAFKEGVKGDYENGSSLIALEYAAKEACAAAWTELKASLDSTDRFEAAGPAAVYRDGKGKYIAFAPSGSRLLIGLGGSAAAALGMVR, from the coding sequence ATGCCTGAGGGCGCGAGGCCGGAAAGAGCCCGTTCGTCAAAGCGACGTCTCGGCCCGGCGGCCCTGGTCCTTCTGCTTGGCGCCGCCGCGGCCCTGTCAGGGGCTGAGACCGGACGGAGAGCGCTCGTTGCCGGCGGCGCCCTGACCGGCTCGGGCGGTCAGGAAACCCTTCGGGCGCTCCTCCCGGCGAGCGGGGCGGTCCCGGGCTGGAACCGGGACGGCGACCCCCAGGAATTCGCCGGCGAGGACCTTTACACCTACATCGACGGAGGCGCCGAGATCTATCAGGAATACGGCTTCCGCCGGGTCGTCGTCCAGGATTACAGGGACGCCGCGGGCAAGTCCGTCTCCCTCGAGATCTTCGAAATGTCGGACCCGGCCGCGGCCTTCGGCATCTACACGTTCAAGCGGTCGGGCAAGGGGAAGAGCGTCCCCCTCGGCGCGGGCGGCGACCTAGAGGATTACTACCTGAACTTCTGGAAGGGCCGCTCGCTGGTGACCCTGACCGGTTTCGACGAAGCGCCCGGGACGCTGGCCGGCCTTCAGGCCCTGGCCGGGGCCGTCGACGCCGGGATCGCGGACAAGGCCGATCCTCCCGCGATCGTCGCGGCCCTGCCGCCCGCTGGCCTCAAGCCCGGAAGCGTCAAGTACATAAGGGGGCTCCTGGGCCTCAACAACGTCTATTCCCTGTATACGGCGCGCGGCCTGGCCTTCAAGGAAGGCGTCAAGGGAGACTACGAGAACGGATCATCCCTGATCGCCCTGGAATATGCCGCGAAAGAAGCCTGCGCGGCGGCCTGGACCGAACTGAAGGCCTCCCTCGATTCGACGGACCGCTTCGAGGCGGCCGGCCCCGCGGCCGTCTACCGTGACGGCAAAGGCAAATACATCGCTTTCGCGCCGTCGGGATCGCGCCTGCTTATCGGGCTCGGAGGCTCGGCCGCCGCCGCACTGGGCATGGTCCGCTGA